DNA from Algisphaera agarilytica:
CAGGACGTGCGCGACGTGGCCCGGCTCCTGGGCCTGCCCAACTGGGACAAGCCCGCCGCGGCCTGCCTGGCCAGCCGATTGCCCTACGGCACGCCGGTGACCGCCGAGCGGTTGGAGCAGGTCGAGCAAGCGGAGAACACCCTGGCCGACCTGGGCTTCACGGGGTTCCGGGTACGGCACCACGAAGAAGTCGCCCGCCTCGAGATCCCGCTCGACCAGTTCGCCCGGCTGTCCGAGTCCGGCATGCGGGAGCGCGTCGTCGACGGGCTCAAGGCGGCGGGTTACACCTATATCAGCCTCGACCTCGAGGGGTTCCGCAGCGGCAGCGGCAACGTGACGCTGACCGTGGGCGAATCCTGAGGCGGGTTACGCGAAAAACCCATTGAACGCTTCCCCGGTTGGGCCTAGCATTGCATCTTCCATGGTTCCTGCGAGCAACCTGTTTTGAAAAACAAATGCGACAAATGCAATCGCCCGGCGACCCACCACTCGGTGGAGATCAGCAAGGAAGGCGAAAAGGTGGCGATCAACCTCTGCGACGCCTGTGCCGCCGAGGAGGGCCTGACCATGAAGTCGGCCCACGCGCCCATCAACGAGCTGCTGACCAACTTCGTCAAGCTCCACTCCGGGGGCGCGTCCGGCGAGGGTGAATCGGGCAAGTCCGGGGAGGGCGGTTCGCCCAAAGACACCGCGTGTGAAAACTGCGGGACCACGTTCGCCGACTTCCGGGAGAACAGCCTGCTGGGCTGCCCCATGTGCTACAAGACCTTCGAGCAGCCGCTGAGCCCGCTGCTCGAACGCGCCCACGAAGGCGGCACCCACCACATCGGCAAGGTCCCCCGGCGCGCGGGTGTCGGCGAGCAGCGCCAGATGGCGATGCAGCGGCTCCGGCGTCAGCTCGACGACGCGGTGATGGCGGAAGACTACGAACTCGCGGCACGGCTGCGTGACGACATCCAGCAGATGGAAGGGGAACGCTGAGCCATGACGCTCCGCAACATCACCGAGCACGCTGGGGAATGGTTACGCGGCGCGGGTCCGCAGTCGGATGTCGTGATCTCCAGCCGTATCCGTCTGGCACGCAACCTCGCGGGCTTCCCCTTCGTCGGCCACGCCAACCGGCGGCAGCGCTACGAGATTCTTGAGGCCTGCCGGTCGCACATCACCAACAAGCGACTGGGTGACAACATCATCTGGGTCCAGCTCGCCGACGCGATGCCCACCGACCGCCAGCTCCTGGTTGAACGCCACCTCATCTCACGTCAGCACGGCTCGTCCAAAAACGAGATCCCGCGCGGCGTCGCGGTCGGCGGCGACGAGACCTTCGCCATCATGGTCAACGAGGAAGACCACCTGCGCATCCAAGTGTTGCGTAGCGGCATGCAGCTGACCGAGGCCTTCGAGCAGATCAATCGCATCGACGACATCCTCGAAGAACGTCTGGAGTACGCCTACTCCCGCCGGTTCGGTTACCTCGCCGCCTGCCCGACCAACGTCGGCACCGGCATCCGCGTCAGCGTCATGATGCACCTGCCCGCGCTCAAGCTCACGGGTGAGATCGACAAGGTCAAGCGTGCCGCCCGCGACATGCACCTCGCGGTCCGCGGCCTCTTCGGCGAAGGTAGCGAAGCCCAGGGCGACCTCTACCAGGTCTCCAACCAGACCACGCTCGGCAAGACCGAGCAGGAAATCCTGGCCGACTTCGAACACACCGTCGTCCCGCAGATTATCGCCTACGAACAGCAGGCCCGGCAGGCGTTGCTGCGTCAACGCGAAGACCAGCTCGACGACAAGATATGGCGAGCCTGGGCGCTACTCACCCACGCCCGGGTCATCGGCACCGAAGAAGTCCTGCAACTGCTCAGCCACGTGCGCCTCGGCGTCAACCTCGGCCGCCTCGACACCGTCGATATCCGCACGATCAATGAACTCTTCCTGCTCACTCAGCCCGCCCACTTGCAGAGAATCACCGGCAGCGAAATGGACCCCGCGACCCGGCGCGTGGCCCGGGCACGGCTGATTCGTCAGCGGCTAGGAGTTCGCTAGTACTGCCAGAGCCAACCGGTGGATGCTCCGTACTGGCCGATGCCTTCGACTTGGTATCGATCGTCAAGCCAAACTAGGGTTACAAACTGCCCCCGTTTTCGTCGACGGTCGCTATCCAAAAGATAAACCTCTGGTTCTTTGAGAGAACCCTCGATTTTCCAGACCGGTCGGTTGGGTTCGACCTTTTCGCCGGGCATAACAATCTCGAGCTTCCGATCGCCGTGCCCGCTGTGAGTGGTGGTGCTTGGCATCTGGGGTGAGGTACGCATCAAATCGATGAGTGCAATCAGTCTGTCGTGGGGGAAATTATCGACCGGGGTGATGGGTAGCGTGTTTAGGTCAACGGATTCGAGCCCTGAAGTAGGCGTTGAAGAGTCTGCTGGTTTAACCCACAGGTAAGGATGCACCTGGCTTGGCATGGGTTCTTCGAATTTGGCCATCACGACAGACAGTTCTTCATCCACCGCCTCGGTCCGCATGACCACGAACTCGCCCCCGTACATTCGCCCTTCGATTGGCTCGGGCGGCATGTAGACCTCGGCGTAGTAGCGTGTGAGGTCATGTTTCGAGTTTGCGCGTAGGTAAATGAACCAAACGTCTTGATCGTTAAGCCCGTAATCTTGGATGCGTTGCTCGATCAGCTTGAGCGTCTTGTCTGACACGCTGCCGCCGTATCGGTTGGGCGAGTC
Protein-coding regions in this window:
- a CDS encoding UvrB/UvrC motif-containing protein; its protein translation is MKNKCDKCNRPATHHSVEISKEGEKVAINLCDACAAEEGLTMKSAHAPINELLTNFVKLHSGGASGEGESGKSGEGGSPKDTACENCGTTFADFRENSLLGCPMCYKTFEQPLSPLLERAHEGGTHHIGKVPRRAGVGEQRQMAMQRLRRQLDDAVMAEDYELAARLRDDIQQMEGER
- a CDS encoding protein arginine kinase, whose amino-acid sequence is MTLRNITEHAGEWLRGAGPQSDVVISSRIRLARNLAGFPFVGHANRRQRYEILEACRSHITNKRLGDNIIWVQLADAMPTDRQLLVERHLISRQHGSSKNEIPRGVAVGGDETFAIMVNEEDHLRIQVLRSGMQLTEAFEQINRIDDILEERLEYAYSRRFGYLAACPTNVGTGIRVSVMMHLPALKLTGEIDKVKRAARDMHLAVRGLFGEGSEAQGDLYQVSNQTTLGKTEQEILADFEHTVVPQIIAYEQQARQALLRQREDQLDDKIWRAWALLTHARVIGTEEVLQLLSHVRLGVNLGRLDTVDIRTINELFLLTQPAHLQRITGSEMDPATRRVARARLIRQRLGVR